Proteins from one Halovivax limisalsi genomic window:
- a CDS encoding UPF0175 family protein, with protein MKTVTTRLPEDDEEALAELEAELSADRSEVLRRLIRDGLDDWRKERALEGLRDHRLTLRTAAERADVSYVEMLTLASEAGIDAGYSTEDLDRDLDRI; from the coding sequence ATGAAGACGGTGACCACGCGTCTCCCGGAAGACGACGAGGAAGCCCTCGCCGAGCTCGAGGCGGAACTGAGTGCTGACCGGTCCGAGGTGTTGCGCCGCCTCATCAGGGACGGACTCGACGACTGGCGCAAGGAGCGAGCACTCGAGGGACTCCGAGACCATCGCCTCACGCTGCGGACGGCGGCCGAGCGTGCGGACGTCTCGTACGTCGAGATGCTGACGCTCGCTTCGGAGGCGGGAATCGACGCGGGCTACTCGACCGAGGACCTCGACCGCGACCTCGATCGCATCTGA
- a CDS encoding arsenic resistance protein, giving the protein METRAWLRRHQVAVYAVAVALAIGVGIGRPGSASSIEPVIDPVLAVLLYVTFLEIPFVRLRRAVTNGRFLAAALGMNFLVAPVVVWVLIRFLPQEPAILVGAFMVLLTPCIDYVITFTDLAGGDAEQLTATTPALMLVQLLLLPAYLWLFMGADVPAVIEAGPFVEAFVLIIALPLTLAWLTEAWAARSSTGESWQERLGWLPVPMMGATLFVVIASQLPRVRDAIGQIAAVVPVYVAFILVMPVLGRLAAGLFRMDVGESRALVFTSVTRNSLVVLPLALALPAGYELAPAVVVTQTLVELTGMVALTRVVPAWLLPESPDPISLPGLTRGD; this is encoded by the coding sequence ATGGAGACGAGGGCGTGGCTCCGACGCCACCAGGTCGCCGTCTACGCGGTCGCGGTTGCGCTCGCGATCGGCGTCGGGATCGGGCGTCCCGGGTCGGCTTCGTCCATCGAGCCCGTCATCGACCCCGTCCTGGCGGTGTTGCTCTACGTCACCTTCCTCGAGATTCCGTTCGTTCGACTCCGGCGGGCGGTGACGAACGGGCGGTTCCTGGCGGCGGCGCTGGGGATGAACTTCCTCGTCGCCCCCGTTGTCGTCTGGGTGCTCATCCGGTTCCTCCCGCAGGAACCGGCCATCCTCGTCGGCGCGTTCATGGTGCTGTTGACGCCGTGTATCGATTACGTGATTACCTTCACCGATCTCGCCGGCGGCGACGCCGAGCAGCTCACCGCGACGACGCCGGCGCTGATGCTCGTCCAGCTCCTGTTGCTGCCGGCGTACCTCTGGCTCTTCATGGGTGCCGACGTCCCAGCGGTGATCGAGGCCGGGCCGTTCGTCGAGGCGTTCGTGCTCATCATCGCGCTCCCGTTGACGCTCGCCTGGCTCACCGAAGCGTGGGCGGCGCGTTCGTCGACCGGCGAGTCCTGGCAGGAACGGCTGGGCTGGTTGCCGGTGCCGATGATGGGTGCGACGCTGTTCGTCGTCATCGCCTCGCAGCTTCCGCGTGTCCGGGACGCGATCGGTCAGATCGCCGCCGTCGTCCCGGTGTACGTCGCGTTCATCCTCGTCATGCCGGTGCTCGGGCGGCTGGCGGCCGGCCTGTTTCGGATGGACGTCGGCGAGAGCCGCGCGCTGGTGTTCACGTCCGTCACGCGCAACTCGCTGGTCGTCCTTCCGCTTGCGCTGGCCCTGCCCGCGGGCTACGAGCTGGCGCCCGCCGTCGTGGTGACGCAGACGCTCGTCGAACTGACGGGGATGGTCGCGCTCACGCGGGTCGTTCCCGCGTGGCTCCTCCCCGAGTCCCCGGACCCGATATCGCTTCCGGGGCTGACGCGGGGCGATTGA
- a CDS encoding heavy metal translocating P-type ATPase, whose translation MTDDVGETDRAAGGRELTARLAVPEMDCPSCAKKVDSSLARVEGVVDATLQPTTGTASVTYDPDRASEADVVTAIEGAGYEVVDGNGEGADEDGETESSGAVDVAPPTEVWTGTRAKKTWLGAVLLVLGLAVEFLVPGANAEIASVLEYPLTVADVLLLGATLAAGVPVVRGGYYSARNRSLDIDLLMGTAIVAATGIGYFVEAATLAVLFSVAELLEEYAMDRARNSLRELMELAPDEAVVERDGETVTVPAEDVAVGETVVVRPGEKIPLDGTVVEGESAVDESPITGESVPVDKTAGDEVYAGAITEEGYLEIEVSSTAGDSTLSRIIELVQGAQAEQTETEQFVDRFAGYYTPVVVMLAILTAVVPPLAISEPVTTEVAGYGLTFAGDWGTWFVRGLTLLVIACPCAFVISTPVSVVSGVTSAAKNGVLIKGGTYLEAMGDVDAVAFDKTGTLTKGELGVTDVVPADADEETLLRFAAALERRSEHPIAAAILDRAEAAGVTDAGEPTAFESLPGKGVRAEIDGETYYAGKPALFEDLGFDLARARAETDGGATAVTDGERGADEGRTAGAIDGETIADLEAAGKTVVLVGTESSLLGAVAIADEVRPAAERAVARLQALGVERVVMLTGDNEGTARAIAEQVGVDDYRADLLPDEKVDAVAALQDTYGEVAMVGDGINDAPALATADVGIAMGAAGTDTALETADVALMGDDVGKLPYLYDLSHTANGVIRQNVWASLGVKALLALGVPLGLVSVAMAVVVGDMGMSLGVTGNAMRLSRISPD comes from the coding sequence ATGACCGACGATGTCGGCGAAACCGATCGGGCCGCGGGCGGTCGAGAGCTGACCGCTCGCCTGGCGGTCCCCGAGATGGACTGTCCGTCCTGTGCGAAGAAGGTCGATTCGAGCCTCGCACGGGTCGAGGGAGTCGTCGACGCCACGCTGCAGCCGACGACCGGGACGGCCAGCGTGACCTACGACCCCGATCGCGCCAGCGAGGCCGACGTCGTGACGGCGATCGAGGGCGCGGGCTACGAGGTCGTGGACGGAAACGGCGAGGGGGCGGACGAAGACGGCGAAACCGAATCGAGCGGCGCCGTCGACGTCGCGCCGCCGACCGAAGTCTGGACGGGTACGCGCGCGAAGAAGACGTGGCTCGGCGCGGTCTTGCTCGTCCTCGGGCTCGCCGTCGAATTCCTCGTTCCGGGAGCCAACGCCGAGATCGCGAGCGTGCTGGAGTACCCGCTGACGGTCGCCGACGTCCTGCTGCTCGGGGCCACGCTCGCGGCCGGCGTCCCCGTCGTCCGCGGCGGGTACTACTCCGCGCGCAACCGGAGCCTCGACATCGACCTCCTGATGGGAACGGCCATCGTCGCCGCGACCGGGATCGGCTACTTCGTCGAGGCGGCGACGCTCGCCGTGCTGTTCAGCGTCGCGGAGTTGCTCGAGGAGTACGCGATGGACCGGGCCCGGAACTCGCTGCGCGAACTGATGGAGTTGGCACCGGACGAGGCAGTCGTGGAACGCGACGGCGAAACGGTGACCGTCCCGGCCGAGGACGTGGCGGTCGGCGAGACCGTCGTGGTCAGGCCGGGCGAGAAGATCCCGCTCGACGGGACGGTCGTGGAGGGCGAGAGCGCGGTCGACGAGTCGCCCATCACCGGCGAGAGCGTCCCCGTGGACAAGACGGCCGGTGACGAGGTCTACGCCGGTGCGATCACCGAGGAGGGATACCTCGAAATCGAGGTCAGCTCGACGGCCGGCGATTCGACGCTCTCGCGGATCATCGAGCTGGTCCAGGGCGCCCAGGCCGAACAGACCGAAACCGAGCAGTTCGTCGACCGGTTCGCGGGCTACTATACGCCGGTCGTCGTGATGCTCGCGATCCTGACGGCCGTCGTCCCGCCGCTGGCCATCTCCGAGCCAGTGACGACCGAGGTCGCGGGCTACGGCCTCACGTTCGCGGGCGACTGGGGGACGTGGTTCGTCCGCGGGCTCACGCTGCTGGTCATCGCGTGTCCCTGCGCGTTCGTCATCTCGACGCCCGTCTCCGTCGTCTCCGGCGTCACGAGCGCGGCGAAGAACGGCGTCCTCATCAAGGGCGGAACTTACCTGGAGGCGATGGGCGACGTCGACGCCGTCGCGTTCGACAAGACGGGCACGCTCACGAAGGGCGAACTCGGCGTCACCGACGTCGTCCCGGCCGACGCGGACGAGGAGACGCTCCTCCGGTTCGCCGCCGCGCTGGAGCGTCGCAGCGAGCACCCGATCGCCGCGGCCATCCTCGACCGGGCCGAGGCGGCCGGCGTGACCGACGCGGGGGAGCCGACGGCCTTCGAGAGCCTGCCCGGCAAGGGCGTCCGCGCCGAGATCGACGGCGAGACCTACTACGCGGGCAAGCCGGCGCTCTTCGAGGACCTCGGCTTCGACCTGGCGCGGGCCCGCGCGGAGACCGACGGCGGCGCGACGGCCGTCACCGACGGCGAACGCGGGGCCGACGAGGGGCGAACAGCGGGCGCGATCGACGGCGAGACGATCGCCGACCTGGAAGCGGCGGGCAAGACGGTCGTCCTCGTGGGGACGGAGTCGTCCCTGCTGGGCGCTGTCGCGATCGCCGACGAGGTCCGGCCGGCCGCGGAACGCGCCGTCGCGCGCCTGCAGGCCCTCGGCGTCGAGCGCGTCGTCATGCTCACCGGCGACAACGAGGGGACCGCCCGCGCGATCGCCGAGCAGGTCGGCGTCGACGACTACCGCGCCGACCTCCTGCCCGACGAGAAGGTCGACGCCGTCGCGGCGTTGCAGGATACCTACGGCGAGGTCGCGATGGTCGGCGACGGCATCAACGATGCACCCGCGCTCGCGACCGCCGACGTCGGCATCGCGATGGGCGCGGCGGGGACCGACACCGCACTCGAGACCGCCGACGTGGCGCTGATGGGCGACGACGTCGGGAAGCTGCCGTACCTCTACGACCTCTCGCACACGGCCAACGGCGTCATCCGGCAGAACGTCTGGGCGAGCCTCGGCGTGAAGGCGCTCCTCGCGCTCGGCGTGCCGCTCGGCCTGGTGAGCGTCGCGATGGCGGTCGTCGTCGGCGACATGGGGATGAGCCTCGGCGTGACGGGCAACGCCATGCGGCTGTCGCGGATCTCGCCCGACTGA
- a CDS encoding helix-turn-helix domain-containing protein, whose amino-acid sequence MRELAFALEYEPGCNEVADTLAAHPAARIRSLSLHVTDERLWRVDHATGSSAALDAIAATFRDADYYADCLADESCNATQTTRVLDRTDDTLVLYSDWTRTPTCASVPHLARDHLGDGLLFDTRHEGRHYTWRIIHSGEGDAAPFFDAVDDAVGDCARMEMLRTADTAGPVGASGGANARAPGDLSAEQEAALRAAVEHGYYESPREVDVGDLADHLDVPRSTLTYRLRRAEEVLAKRHVAAERPTQDPSPTL is encoded by the coding sequence ATGCGCGAACTGGCCTTCGCCCTGGAGTACGAGCCGGGGTGTAACGAGGTGGCCGACACGCTCGCCGCCCACCCGGCGGCGCGGATCCGGTCGCTGTCGTTGCACGTCACCGACGAGCGCCTGTGGCGGGTCGACCACGCGACGGGGTCGTCGGCCGCCCTCGACGCCATCGCGGCGACGTTTCGCGACGCGGACTACTACGCGGACTGCCTGGCCGACGAATCGTGTAACGCGACCCAGACCACGCGCGTGCTCGATCGGACCGACGACACCCTCGTGCTGTACTCCGACTGGACGCGGACGCCGACCTGCGCGTCCGTCCCCCACCTCGCTCGCGACCACCTCGGCGACGGCCTGCTGTTCGACACCCGCCACGAGGGTCGCCACTACACCTGGCGGATCATCCACTCGGGCGAGGGCGACGCGGCGCCGTTCTTCGACGCGGTCGACGACGCGGTGGGCGACTGCGCCCGGATGGAGATGCTGCGGACGGCCGACACCGCCGGCCCTGTGGGTGCGTCGGGCGGCGCGAACGCGAGGGCGCCCGGCGACCTCTCCGCCGAGCAGGAGGCGGCGCTCCGAGCCGCCGTCGAGCACGGCTACTACGAGTCCCCGCGCGAGGTCGACGTCGGCGACCTCGCCGACCACCTGGACGTCCCGCGATCGACGCTCACCTACCGGCTGCGACGCGCCGAGGAGGTCCTTGCCAAGCGCCACGTCGCGGCCGAGCGGCCGACGCAGGACCCGTCACCGACGCTGTGA
- a CDS encoding cytochrome P450 translates to MARGTPARGPERPPTPPGLPVIGNTVGFATDSFGFIEEAVATTGDVVRIRLLGRDVYGLAHPDHVETALLDRETFAKLEGFEVAFGESVLATEGEQWHRQRHAMEDFFTPRRIGEHAETMTRVATERADRWAAGTTIDADEAMRGVALENLFEVILGQSLTPAEIDDLAAAASALNLYFKPTSWALPEWVPTPARRRFDRRSGDLRDAARRLLADEGPDPDPDSLLARLSTLRDDPDSAFDASEVLDQVVGMLFAGHETTALSMTYALHAIGSNPAVADRFYDELDETLGERLDGTPTPSDLDELPYLERIVDETLRWVPPVHTIPRVTTEPVEVGGYEIPADAEVLCSVWNVHRDSRFYDEPERFDPDRWADTTPRERGYAYVPFGAGPRICIGRHFARLEMKATLATLGRRFAFDAVGDLAFDPQMTTQPDGPVRIRLRER, encoded by the coding sequence ATGGCACGCGGAACGCCAGCGCGCGGACCGGAGCGCCCGCCGACGCCGCCGGGACTGCCCGTCATCGGGAACACGGTCGGGTTCGCCACCGATTCGTTCGGGTTCATCGAGGAAGCCGTGGCGACGACGGGCGACGTGGTCCGCATCCGACTCCTGGGCCGGGACGTCTACGGCCTGGCCCACCCCGACCACGTCGAGACGGCATTACTCGATCGCGAGACGTTCGCCAAGCTCGAGGGCTTCGAGGTCGCCTTCGGGGAGTCGGTCCTCGCGACGGAGGGCGAGCAGTGGCACCGCCAGCGCCACGCGATGGAGGACTTCTTCACCCCGCGGCGAATCGGCGAGCACGCCGAGACGATGACGCGCGTCGCCACCGAGCGCGCCGACCGCTGGGCGGCCGGGACGACGATCGACGCGGACGAGGCGATGCGCGGGGTCGCGCTCGAGAACCTGTTCGAGGTGATCCTCGGCCAGTCGCTCACGCCCGCCGAGATCGACGACCTGGCCGCCGCCGCGAGCGCGCTCAACCTCTACTTCAAACCCACCTCGTGGGCGCTGCCCGAGTGGGTCCCGACGCCCGCGCGACGGCGATTTGACCGCCGCTCCGGTGACCTTCGCGACGCGGCCCGGCGCTTGCTCGCCGATGAGGGACCGGATCCCGACCCGGACAGTCTCCTCGCGCGACTCTCGACCCTGCGCGACGACCCCGACTCGGCCTTCGACGCGTCCGAGGTGCTCGACCAGGTCGTCGGGATGCTCTTCGCCGGTCACGAGACCACGGCGCTGTCGATGACCTACGCGCTGCACGCGATCGGCTCGAACCCGGCCGTCGCCGACCGGTTTTACGACGAACTCGACGAAACCCTCGGTGAAAGGCTCGACGGGACGCCGACGCCCTCGGACCTCGACGAACTCCCGTATCTCGAACGGATCGTCGACGAGACGCTTCGCTGGGTGCCGCCCGTCCACACGATCCCGCGGGTGACCACCGAACCCGTCGAGGTGGGCGGGTACGAGATCCCCGCCGACGCGGAAGTGCTCTGTTCGGTCTGGAACGTCCACCGCGATTCGCGCTTCTACGACGAGCCCGAGCGCTTCGACCCCGATCGGTGGGCCGACACGACGCCGCGCGAGCGGGGCTACGCCTACGTCCCGTTCGGCGCCGGCCCGCGCATCTGCATCGGGCGCCACTTCGCCAGGCTCGAGATGAAAGCGACCCTCGCGACGCTCGGTCGGCGCTTCGCGTTCGACGCGGTCGGCGACCTGGCGTTCGACCCCCAGATGACCACCCAGCCCGACGGTCCGGTGCGGATCCGGCTCCGGGAGCGGTAA
- the panB gene encoding 3-methyl-2-oxobutanoate hydroxymethyltransferase, with product MSRTSIPDLLAAYEDGEPLTMLTAYDAPIARQVDRGGVDMILVGDSAGHNHLGYDDTLPVTLEEALSNTAAVDRAVEDAMVIGDLPFLAYGLSVERSIENAGRFLKEAGADAVKLETAPGGETTIELVDRLTELGVPVQGHVGLTPQRMNQIGGGFVQGRGDEQSAAADALVETARALADAGAFSIVLEAVSEDAARRVTDAVDVPTIGIGAGRYVDGQVLVVTDLLGLGGESYKLSKQYADLDKTIRGAVESYVEEVRDGQFPAEANVYDPIE from the coding sequence ATGTCGCGAACGTCGATCCCGGACCTGCTGGCGGCGTACGAGGACGGCGAACCGCTGACGATGCTGACGGCCTACGACGCGCCGATCGCCCGGCAAGTGGACCGCGGCGGCGTCGATATGATCCTCGTCGGCGACTCGGCGGGGCACAACCACCTCGGGTACGACGACACGCTCCCGGTCACGCTCGAGGAGGCGCTCTCGAACACGGCGGCCGTCGACCGGGCGGTCGAGGACGCGATGGTCATCGGCGACCTCCCCTTCCTCGCGTACGGACTCTCGGTGGAGCGCTCGATAGAGAACGCCGGTCGATTTCTCAAAGAGGCGGGCGCCGACGCGGTGAAGCTCGAGACCGCGCCGGGCGGCGAGACGACGATCGAACTCGTCGATCGGCTGACGGAGCTGGGCGTGCCGGTCCAGGGCCACGTCGGGCTCACGCCCCAGCGGATGAACCAGATCGGCGGCGGATTCGTCCAGGGCCGGGGCGACGAGCAGTCAGCGGCCGCCGACGCCCTCGTGGAGACGGCCCGGGCACTCGCGGACGCCGGCGCGTTCTCCATCGTCCTCGAAGCCGTCAGCGAGGACGCGGCCAGACGGGTCACGGACGCCGTCGACGTGCCGACGATCGGCATCGGCGCCGGTCGATACGTCGACGGCCAGGTGCTGGTCGTGACCGACCTGCTCGGCCTGGGCGGGGAATCCTACAAACTCTCGAAGCAGTACGCCGACCTCGACAAGACGATACGCGGCGCCGTCGAATCCTACGTCGAGGAGGTCCGTGACGGGCAGTTCCCCGCCGAGGCAAACGTCTACGATCCGATCGAGTGA
- a CDS encoding SRPBCC family protein, translating to MARYRTASVIEADVETVWDFYGDAEELRALTPDWLGLSIRAIAGPDGDGDPETYHVGTEITLELAPFGIEGLPGTEWTVEIVEREVRADRAHFVDEQVGDRGPFERWRHTHRFVDLGGGETLLVDDIEYRLPFVGDRPLATPALAAMLWYRHRLTRRLLE from the coding sequence ATGGCGAGGTACCGGACCGCGTCGGTGATCGAGGCCGACGTCGAGACCGTCTGGGACTTCTACGGCGACGCCGAGGAGTTGCGCGCACTGACGCCCGACTGGCTGGGGCTCTCGATCCGGGCGATCGCGGGACCCGACGGCGACGGCGACCCTGAGACCTACCACGTCGGGACGGAGATCACCCTCGAGCTCGCGCCGTTCGGGATCGAGGGCCTGCCGGGAACCGAGTGGACGGTCGAGATCGTCGAGCGCGAGGTTAGAGCGGATCGGGCCCACTTCGTGGACGAACAGGTCGGCGATCGCGGCCCGTTCGAGCGCTGGCGCCACACCCACCGGTTCGTCGACCTCGGTGGGGGAGAAACCCTGCTCGTCGACGATATCGAGTACCGGCTCCCGTTCGTCGGCGACCGCCCGCTCGCGACGCCCGCGCTCGCGGCGATGCTGTGGTACCGTCACCGGTTGACGCGGCGTCTACTGGAGTGA
- a CDS encoding helix-turn-helix domain-containing protein produces MEHLEDLSVADLQSALDEADGAKPAQRLVAAIAYKHGITQTELSTWFDVERKTIYNWLSRLEEDELVRAVEDRERPGRPRKLDADEHEAFVETVRSPPTEAGYDGDTWTPELVQTLLADRFDVDYSLPSCRRLMNEAGLTFRRTYAPGEAEEAGRTNADRRGGHWIPE; encoded by the coding sequence ATGGAACACCTCGAGGATCTCTCGGTCGCCGATCTGCAGTCCGCCCTCGACGAGGCCGACGGGGCGAAACCCGCACAGCGACTCGTCGCCGCCATCGCGTACAAACACGGCATCACCCAGACGGAGCTTTCGACGTGGTTCGACGTCGAGCGAAAGACGATCTACAACTGGCTCTCTCGCCTCGAAGAGGACGAACTCGTCCGGGCCGTCGAGGATCGCGAACGACCGGGTCGCCCGCGGAAGCTCGACGCCGACGAGCACGAGGCGTTCGTGGAGACGGTTCGATCGCCGCCGACCGAGGCCGGGTACGACGGCGATACGTGGACGCCGGAACTCGTCCAGACGCTCCTCGCCGACCGGTTCGACGTCGACTACTCCCTGCCGAGCTGTCGACGACTGATGAACGAGGCGGGGCTCACCTTTCGGCGCACTTACGCGCCGGGCGAAGCGGAGGAGGCCGGTCGAACGAACGCCGACCGACGTGGAGGGCACTGGATCCCCGAGTGA